In Mobula hypostoma chromosome 10, sMobHyp1.1, whole genome shotgun sequence, a single genomic region encodes these proteins:
- the zc4h2 gene encoding zinc finger C4H2 domain-containing protein isoform X1 translates to MTEEQEIMCKLESIKEIRAKTVQMEKIKARLKAEFDALESEERHLKDYKHEMDLLLQEKMAHVEELRLIHADINVMENTIKQSENDLNKLLESTRRLHEEYKPLKEHVDALRMTLGLQRLPDLCEEEEKLSLDYFEKQKAEWQTEPQEPPIPESLAAAAAAAQQLQVARKQDARQTATFRQQPPPMKACLSCHQQIHRNAPICPLCKAKSRSRNPKKPKRKQDE, encoded by the exons GGCTAAGACAGTGCAAATGGAAAAAATTAAAGCTCGGTTGAAAGCTGAGTTTGACGCACTGGAGTCTGAAGAAAGGCACTTGAAGGACTATAAGCATGAAATGGATCTCTTGCTGCAGGAGAAGATGGCTCATGTCGAGGAACTCCGACTGATCCATGCAGATATCAATGTG ATGGAAAATACAATAAAACAATCTGAAAATGACTTGAACAAACTTCTTGAATCTACACGGCGTCTGCATGAGGAATACAAGCCCCTTAAAGAACACGTGGATGCCTTGAGAATGACTCTAGGTCTGCAGCGATTACCAGACTTgtgtgaagaagaagaaaaactTTCTCTTGA TTACTTTGAGAAGCAGAAAGCAGAATGGCAGACAGAGCCTCAGGAGCCACCGATACCAGAGTCACTCGCAGCAGCTGCAGCCGCTGCCCAGCAGCTACAGGTGGCCAGGAAACAGGACGCACGGCAAACAGCCACATTCCGGCAGCAACCCCCTCCCATGAAG GCTTGCTTgtcttgtcatcagcaaatccatCGGAATGCTCCTATCTGCCCTCTTTGCAAAGCAAAAAGCCGGTCTCGTAATCCTAAGAAACCCAAGAGAAAACAAGACGAATAA
- the zc4h2 gene encoding zinc finger C4H2 domain-containing protein isoform X2, with amino-acid sequence MEKIKARLKAEFDALESEERHLKDYKHEMDLLLQEKMAHVEELRLIHADINVMENTIKQSENDLNKLLESTRRLHEEYKPLKEHVDALRMTLGLQRLPDLCEEEEKLSLDYFEKQKAEWQTEPQEPPIPESLAAAAAAAQQLQVARKQDARQTATFRQQPPPMKACLSCHQQIHRNAPICPLCKAKSRSRNPKKPKRKQDE; translated from the exons ATGGAAAAAATTAAAGCTCGGTTGAAAGCTGAGTTTGACGCACTGGAGTCTGAAGAAAGGCACTTGAAGGACTATAAGCATGAAATGGATCTCTTGCTGCAGGAGAAGATGGCTCATGTCGAGGAACTCCGACTGATCCATGCAGATATCAATGTG ATGGAAAATACAATAAAACAATCTGAAAATGACTTGAACAAACTTCTTGAATCTACACGGCGTCTGCATGAGGAATACAAGCCCCTTAAAGAACACGTGGATGCCTTGAGAATGACTCTAGGTCTGCAGCGATTACCAGACTTgtgtgaagaagaagaaaaactTTCTCTTGA TTACTTTGAGAAGCAGAAAGCAGAATGGCAGACAGAGCCTCAGGAGCCACCGATACCAGAGTCACTCGCAGCAGCTGCAGCCGCTGCCCAGCAGCTACAGGTGGCCAGGAAACAGGACGCACGGCAAACAGCCACATTCCGGCAGCAACCCCCTCCCATGAAG GCTTGCTTgtcttgtcatcagcaaatccatCGGAATGCTCCTATCTGCCCTCTTTGCAAAGCAAAAAGCCGGTCTCGTAATCCTAAGAAACCCAAGAGAAAACAAGACGAATAA